In Dendropsophus ebraccatus isolate aDenEbr1 chromosome 14, aDenEbr1.pat, whole genome shotgun sequence, the following proteins share a genomic window:
- the LOC138771917 gene encoding uncharacterized protein: MRIKLPLSASGCGRNLKLLDFGDKSISLVPSNKAELSNPGVQNIPVHGGLKGEDMNTFLSSLVPVFLIFIQVRGNAITNVNVAAAQKELRVGESAVISCSVADGVDIRQMNFLKNETLNILSLKIQERVYSSMLTFSGTFKKFEWVLEEGETMESCTCTDKKEMYAVTSSGQDEETKQITCPTPQNSKTMFLLNGTQEIASLYVDPPEYHSRLSISGSIRNLKITLTNVEKEDTDTYTCQAEAKGLGKLTGEHPFLTVRGHGVSTETGNLGLALAMALASCLYKLY; encoded by the exons ATGCGCATCAAGCTTCCTCTATCTGCATCTGGGTGTGGAAGAAATCTTAAGCTTCTTGACTTTGGAGATAAAAGCATCAG CCTCGTACCATCCAATAAAGCAGAACTATCCAATCCCGGTGTTCAAAACATACCCGTCCACGGAGGATTGAAG GGAGAAGACATGAATACATTTCTGAGCTCATTGGTCCCAGTCTTCCTGATCTTCATACAGGTTCGCGGCAATG CAATCACAAACGTAAATGTAGCTGCGGCACAGAAGGAACTGAGAGTCGGAGAGTCGGCCGTAATCTCATGCTCCGTCGCAGATGGCGTGGACATCAGGCAAATGAATTTTTTGAAGAATGAAACTTTAAATATTCTCAGTCTGAAAATACAGGAAAGAGTCTATTCCTCCATGTTGACATTTTCTGGCACCTTTAAAAAATTTGAATGGGTTTTAGAGGAAGGAGAAACCATGGAGTCATGTACATGTACGGACAAGAAAG AAATGTACGCCGTTACATCTTCAG GACAAGATGAGGAAACAAAGCAGATCACATGTCCGACTCCACAAAACTCCAAAACCATGTTTCTTCTCAATGGGACCCAGGAAATTGCGTCTCTTTACGTAGACCCCCCGGAGTACCACAGTCGCCTGAGTATCTCTGGTTCTATCCGGAACCTCAAAATAACCCTGACTAATGTGGAGAAAGAAGATACCGATACATATACCTGCCAGGCAGAAGCCAAAGGCTTGGGCAAATTAACTGGAGAACATCCGTTTCTTACTGTGAGA